The genomic DNA AGACCGCTTCCTTCCTTTCTCCGGGATAGAGGGTTGAAGAGTCGGTAAGGAACGGATTGCCGCTGCAACCCCTGATTTCGTCCACAACGCGTCGGATGAAGATGGGGCGAATGAAGGTGTGGTTTCCGCGCTCCCCGAAATGAAGCTTAACAGCTACAAGGTCATTCGCGGAAATCTTCTCGGAGATTCCGCATGCCTTCAGCAGGCGGCCGAGCTTGTCCAGCAGGTTTTCCCGATGCCCAGCCCTCATGTCCGCAAAAAAGACCTTGCTTGACATTGATCTCCCTCCTCATAAATCGTGCCGCCGAGGCGGCTGTTGCCGTGACAGACGCTATCGCTGTGCTTTGAGGGAGAAGCTATCATATAAATCCTCATCGATCAAGGCAGCAGCCGGAGCAGGTGGAAGAAATGTCTTGCGCAGAAAGGAAAATATGATATTTATTAGAAAACTTGAAGCACCGACAGGAGTGGGGATGGCGGCATCTGGAAACGGGCGTGAACTGTGGCTGATGGGGTTCGGGGAGAGGCTGGAGCGCAGTGCGTTAGTGCGCGAGTACTTGGCTGATGCCGGTTATCAGACCAGGTTCGGAACTCCTGCCGAGCTTCCGGGAGGACGGGCTCTGGGAGTGCTGCTGGATCTTTCTCCATATTCCGACGACGGGTGGGGGATTCTCCTCTCGCTGAAGAGCAACCCCGAGACCCGCAACATTCCCATTCTCCCTATCTATCTCAGTGAAGAAGGGAAGGTAGGAGGGGTTTTCCCCGTTGCTGGTTTCTTTACCCTGCCGATCGACGAGCAGTACTTCGTGGATCGGCTCGCAGTGCTGGGTCTGATCGAGGATACGGAAGACTACGACCTTCAGGCTCTCCTCATCTCACGTAAAGGGGAGGAGCGGGTCAGTAAGCTGCTGGAGTCGATCGGTTTTGAGGTGGTGAACGCCTACACCGGGAAGGAGGCTCTTGCTCTCGCCACCACAGGACGACACTACATCATATTCTGCAGCCTGATGCTGTCCGATATAGCTTCGTTCGAGCTTATAGAAAGGTTCCGTCTCTTCCCGCAGACGAGAAATATTCCGTTCTTTGTGCTCGTGAAGGATTCGATGAAGGAAGGGGAGCGCATCGCCATAAGCCGTGAGATTGAGCATCTGGTACGGAAGAAGTCTATGTCAAAAGAGGAATTCCTGACTTACTTCAGACGGAGAAGCCGGGAAGGGGAGGAATAAGGCTCTTCGCCCCCCCTCATATCTTAACCGTCTTGTATAGAAAATTCTTGAAACGGAAAAAGCGTTTCCGTTCTTCTTCATCCCCATTTACATCACCGCTGATGGCCTTGAGGTGACGGGCGATCTGCGGCATGCTCCGTCCCGCAATATTCCTGCTTTTTTCTACAACCAACCTTACCACATCCCTCGATATTGCGTTTTGTGAATAAGGCTCGTACACGGCCTGCCAGAAGTCATGGCCTTCGGCGATTTTTTCCAGTATGTTTCCTGCTATCTGGCTTGTTAGGAGCTGCGTCGCACCTTCGGGTGGTGACTTGAGCATGTCATACTCGATCGCACGCTCAATATCGTCTTCATCGATGAATTTCCCTTTGCGGAAGAAGATGGCGCGCAGCAGTATGCTGCGGAGTTCCCGGATGTTCCCCTTGTAGCTGTGCGCTACCAGCACCCGCTTTGCCTCTTCGGTAAGAACAGGCTGTGTTTCCCTGGAATCATCTTTGCTCCAGTAGGTCCTGTAGAGCTTACCAAGGAAATGCGTTGCGAGGTCCGGTATGTCCTCATGCCGCTCGTTAAGGGAGGGGACCTTTACGGAAAGTTCCGAGAGCCGGTGGTAGAGATCCTCACGGAAGTTCCCCTTGCTGATTTCATCCATGAGATTGCGATTTGTG from Geobacter sp. DSM 9736 includes the following:
- a CDS encoding response regulator, which codes for MAASGNGRELWLMGFGERLERSALVREYLADAGYQTRFGTPAELPGGRALGVLLDLSPYSDDGWGILLSLKSNPETRNIPILPIYLSEEGKVGGVFPVAGFFTLPIDEQYFVDRLAVLGLIEDTEDYDLQALLISRKGEERVSKLLESIGFEVVNAYTGKEALALATTGRHYIIFCSLMLSDIASFELIERFRLFPQTRNIPFFVLVKDSMKEGERIAISREIEHLVRKKSMSKEEFLTYFRRRSREGEE